A DNA window from Anastrepha obliqua isolate idAnaObli1 chromosome 5, idAnaObli1_1.0, whole genome shotgun sequence contains the following coding sequences:
- the LOC129249144 gene encoding histone H2A, whose translation MSGRGKGGKVKGKAKSRSNRAGLQFPVGRIHRLLRKGNYAERVGAGAPVYLAAVMEYLAAEVLELAGNAARDNKKTRIIPRHLQLAIRNDEELNKLLSGVTIAQGGVLPNIQAVLLPKKTEKKA comes from the coding sequence atgtcaggccgtggtaaaggtggtaaagttaagggaaaggcaaagtcccgttcaaatcgtgctggtcttcaatttccagttggtcgtattcatcgtttgttgcgcaaaggcaattatgctgagcgtgttggtgccggtgctccagtttatctagctgcagttatggaatatttagcagctgaagttcttgaattggctggtaatgctgctcgtgataacaaaaagacaagaatcatcccacgtcatttacaattggccatccgcaacgatgaagaattgaataaattgttgtctggtgtaactattgctcaaggtggtgttttgcctaatattcaagctgtacttttgccaaagaagaccgaaaagaaagcataa